A portion of the Bactrocera neohumeralis isolate Rockhampton chromosome 2, APGP_CSIRO_Bneo_wtdbg2-racon-allhic-juicebox.fasta_v2, whole genome shotgun sequence genome contains these proteins:
- the LOC126764113 gene encoding glycine N-methyltransferase — MPTSADSVFIARSAGISAEGVRDQYADGKAAKVWEIFIGDKNSRTENYKNFLIELLRSKGCRRILDVACGTGVDSIMLLEDGYEVVSVDASDKMLKYALKERWNRRKEPAFDRWIIEEANWLTLYDDIKPIVGEGFDAVICLGNSFAHLMDDSGAQLDHKQAIKNFQKCLKTGGILFIDHRNYDDILETGDTPAKSIYYNTSHTADIKTSVLLYCGKPAMVTMDYQIEGKNLSSEFRLSYYPHALQNFTKILKEIFGEKSKHKLYGDFKEIQVEKKPAFYIHLIEKQ, encoded by the exons ATGCCTACCTCTGCTGATAGTGTTTTCATTGCCCGTTCTGCCGGTATATCCGCGGAAGGGGTACGAGATCAATACGCCGACGGCAAAGCGGCTAAAGTTTGGGAAATATTTATTGGGGACAAAAATTCACGtacagaaaattataaaaatttcttaattgaATTACTTCGATCAAAAGGTTGCAGGCGTATCCTCGATGTAGCGTGTGGAACGGG TGTTGACTCAATTATGTTGCTGGAGGACGGCTACGAGGTGGTTTCAGTGGATGCCTCCgacaaaatgttgaaatatgcATTGAAAGAGCGCTGGAACCGACGTAAGGAGCCAGCTTTCGATCGTTGGA tAATTGAGGAAGCTAATTGGCTGACCTTGTACGACGATATTAAACCAATTGTTGGCGAGGGATTTGATGCTGTGATTTGCTTGGGAAATTCGTTTGCCCATCTTATGGATGATAGTGGAGCGCAGCTCGACCACAAACaagctattaaaaattttcaaaagtgtcTTAAGACTGGtggaatattatttattgaccACAGAAACTACGACGATATCTTAGAAACGGGAGACACACCAGCGAAAAGTATATATTACAAT acaagTCATACTGCTGACATTAAAACCTCTGTCCTTTTGTATTGCGGAAAACCTGCAATGGTTACCATGGACTACCAgattgaaggaaaaaatttgaGCAGCGAATTTCGGCTTTCGTACTACCCACACGCTCTCcagaattttaccaaaatacttaaagaaatttttggaGAGAAATCGAAACATAAATTATATGGCGATTTCAAAGAAATACAAGTTGAGAAGAAACCCGCCTTTTATATACATCTTATTGAGAAACAATGA
- the LOC126763955 gene encoding probable cytochrome P450 313a4 — MKEKEAEYGGLFLSWIGPFPIAVVSEPQIAKDILTSPNCVNKSFVYKGVEDATGPGLFTIDEPEWSYHRKLLNPAFGHKILLNFIPIFNKEVDHLMEVFKTITDVDGVDLVPILQKFTLKIATQTTMGQNLRLHGSAVDESLLQSFPYVQETITEMGTLSWLSMKAMIWILGDYEQYKRSKTVIRKFIGNLITERTKTLPDQLKLDGNIFINRAIDLLQQGRFSRKNVEDESIVIVFGAFETTATTLKHILILLAMHPQCQERAFEEVSSLWPESGSFEMNYSDIQKLSYVSMVIDETMRVMATVPVVGRQLLSDTKLSNGVVLPKGIQVLIDIFNMQRREDIWGPEAHLFNPENFLPSNIDSKHPYAYIPFTKGIRNCIGSKYALLSLKIAVSKLVRNFRFTTDFQYNNLHFVENITLNLKQAPLIRIHKRQM; from the exons atgaaAGAGAAGGAGGCGGAATATGGCGGTCTGTTCTTATCTTGGATCGGTCCATTTCCCATAGCAGTCGTGAGCGAGCCTCAAATAGCTAAGGACATATTAACTTCGCCAAATTGTGTCAATAAGAGTTTTGTGTATAAGGGAGTAGAGGATGCAACTGGACCAGGCTTGTTTACGATAGACG agCCTGAATGGAGTTAtcatagaaaattattaaatccgGCTTTTGggcataaaatattgcttaattttATACCAATCTTTAATAAAGAGGTTGATCACTTAATGGAAGTTTTTAAAACCATAACAGATGTTGATGGAGTGGATTTGGTACCGATACTGCAAAAATTTACCTTAAAAATCGCCACcc aaaCTACAATGGGTCAAAATTTAAGACTTCATGGCTCAGCTGTGGATGAGTCTTTATTGCAATCTTTTCCATA CGTTCAAGAGACAATTACCGAAATGGGTACATTGTCGTGGTTAAGCATGAAAGCGATGATTTGGATTTTAGGAGACTACGAGCAATATAAAAGGTCTAAAACGGTTATTCGCAAATTCATAGGCAAT CTTATTACGGAACGCACGAAAACTTTGCCGGATCAGTTGAAGCTTGatggcaatatttttataaatcgaGCTATTGACTTACTTCAACAAGGAAGATTTTCACGTAAAAATGTTGAAGATGAATCAATTGTCATAGTTTTCGGG GCGTTTGAAACGACAGCAACCACTTTAAAGCACATTTTAATTCTGTTGGCAATGCACCCTCAATGCCAGGAGCGAGCTTTTGAAGAAGTCTCATCATTGTGGCCTGAAAGCGGGTCTTTCGAAATGAATTATTCGGACATACAAAAACTTTCCTATGTTAGCATGGTGATTGACGAAACGATGCGTGTAATGGCTACTGTCCCAGTAGTGGGAAGACAGCTACTTTCAGACACGAAACTAAGCAATGGCGTCGTTCTGCCAAAGGGGATTCAAGTTCTaatagatatatttaatatgcaaCGCAGAGAAGATATTTGGGGACCGGAAGCTCACCTCTTTAATCCTGAAAACTTTTTGCCATCAAATATAGACAGCAAACATCCCTACGCATATATACCCTTTACGAAAGGTATACGGAATTGTATTG GGTCTAAATATGCATTGCTGTCGCTAAAAATTGCCGTGTCTAAACTTGTAAGAAATTTCAGATTCACTACCGACTTTCAGtacaataatttacattttgtcgAAAACATAACATTAAATCTTAAGCAGGCGCCACTGATCAGAATTCATAAACGACAGATGTAA
- the LOC126751416 gene encoding uncharacterized protein LOC126751416, which yields MSKTRSSADTNSDVEQLPPQNTPPRIPLPAMSEDSIEAYFYSLEFWFEASRVYSDTAKFNIVLASVPPAKLLQMRTLIDDTPATDKFSYIRRKIIENFAESQQRRLQRVLKELPLGDRRPSDLYNEMRRTAGTTLSESILHDLWVSRLPPYAQAAIIATSVPISDKIKIADSITECLSLKDGGQIFEVRSESQPQGELSDIRNEIAALSKTVGQLMRNVKSTGRQRSRSTSRGRPVIQHTNSFCWYHAKFGANATKCRQPCSFTPVSSSSQ from the coding sequence ATGAGTAAAACGAGATCATCGGCGGATACTAATAGCGACGTGGAGCAGCTTCCACCGCAAAATACTCCACCACGAATTCCACTGCCGGCGATGTCTGAGGATAGCATTGAGGCTTACTTTTACTCGCTGGAGTTTTGGTTTGAAGCCTCACGTGTTTACTCTGATACAGCCAAATTCAACATAGTACTTGCAAGCGTACCTCCGGCAAAATTACTACAGATGCGTACTCTTATTGATGATACACCAGCAACGGACAAATTTAGCTACATTCGTCgtaaaatcatcgaaaatttcGCCGAGAGTCAACAACGCCGTCTTCAACGTGTTTTGAAAGAGCTTCCACTGGGTGACCGAAGGCCGAGCGATTTGTACAATGAAATGCGACGAACAGCAGGTACCACGCTCAGCGAGAGCATACTACATGATCTCTGGGTCAGCCGCTTGCCACCGTACGCACAAGCAGCTATCATCGCCACTAGCGTTCCAATTAGTGACAAAATTAAAATCGCTGATTCTATCACAGAATGTTTATCATTGAAGGACGGTGGACAAATTTTTGAGGTTAGATCCGAATCGCAACCGCAGGGTGAGTTAAGTGATATACGAAACGAAATTGCTGCTCTTTCGAAAACCGTAGGACAGTTGATGCGGAACGTTAAATCCACCGGACGGCAGCGCAGTAGATCTACGTCACGTGGGAGACCGGTAATTCAACATacgaacagtttttgttggtatCATGCAAAATTTGGTGCAAATGCCACTAAATGTCGCCAACCGTGCTCGTTTACTCCAGTATCCAGTTCAAGTCAATAG